A genomic region of Kluyveromyces marxianus DMKU3-1042 DNA, complete genome, chromosome 5 contains the following coding sequences:
- the PTK2 gene encoding protein kinase PTK2 — protein MTQSASKSMIPDDIKCTTPSSEEIARAQSAASNGNRTHSNSTTTSFLNNPDHMPPYRSTSLRSGSTSSGHSQGHGQVPVPMPLQPLQPLQPQPLQHGAQQVPLPMAPSPKLVNKQQQEASHSKNPLKKIFGRSKSHHAADQGKNSGSGNGQSPDLKQRVSPKPDGKPSSTSVRARGASLLHKDRDVTQHMHLIKSSSAISNLSHNTNPFLTSSNGRIPIESLDIHTRPPTISQLYHSPSSASATPSSTSLGFYQTEGDSKGENILPLPLKNPNDFLPEELQQPSVMLTDNFAFADSGRKNLGEGGSSQVMTVMSIYRKKNVYALKRFKLFKDETPDHFYHRCVSEFLIAKKLSNHVNIVKTYYLMKTPSISNGPKRSWAFLMQRCSQDMFHFTTLTGWASKPLDEKWCCFKQISRGVRYMHSLGIAHRDIKLENVLVTEYGALKLTDFGISAYGIKDPDDPSSERIKIRGYCGSPPHVPPEVMILSEKKRKVIPVPKEKEEYDPFKMDTWALGILMFNLVCSFALFGEAHKDDSKYRNFASFHEQFCKHSPHFKKPGIYRSGPGAEHPDFGKMGSVEASRVCLRLLDPDPNTRYSIEDLFNDPWMEKVETCFDEDDEEPLKEPELRKATTDDDPVPHDIPSTSSSFNEDSTTLTHSSNPFLQSNINNGNNAVKSPKIKSKSMLFIAEEEDMRRSATNSSSGSPQVAATNNNAQVAPTSLPTLDEEKTKDVDDDIKGTPETFAKAQQPPQSPVPVNNALTERISSLSLNTANSVNPADHGENSANTLMRNEGEAPSTSNDGPNSLYSNSITQKPSFASDTVSRSSSITSKNNSPMLSNSTTMSSRKRKKNLGHHHSECGGKPIFVLK, from the coding sequence ATGACCCAGTCAGCTTCCAAGTCGATGATTCCGGATGATATCAAGTGCACCACGCCTTCTTCGGAAGAGATTGCGAGGGCACAGTCTGCTGCGTCTAACGGGAACAGAACTCACTCGAACTCGACCACGACTTCGTTTTTGAACAATCCAGACCACATGCCTCCATACCGCTCTACTTCGCTGCGCAGTGGTAGCACGAGCAGTGGACATAGCCAGGGCCATGGGCAAGTGCCCGTGCCTATGCCACTGCAGCCCCTACAGCCCCTACAGCCGCAGCCCCTACAGCATGGGGCCCAGCAAGTGCCGTTGCCAATGGCTCCCTCGCCGAAACTCGTCAACAAGCAGCAGCAAGAGGCTTCGCACTCGAAAAACccattgaaaaagatcTTTGGTCGGTCCAAGTCCCACCATGCGGCGGACCAGGGCAAAAATTCAGGCTCGGGAAACGGCCAGAGTCCGGATCTCAAGCAACGGGTCTCGCCAAAACCAGATGGAAAACCATCATCCACCTCCGTCCGTGCCAGGGGCGCCTCTTTGCTTCACAAAGACAGAGACGTCACCCAGCACATGCACCTCATCAAGTCGTCGTCGGCAATCTCTAACTTGTCGCACAACACCAACCCGTTCCTCACCTCGAGCAACGGCAGAATACCGATTGAGTCGTTGGACATCCACACAAGACCCCCAACGATCTCCCAGCTCTATCACTCACCGTCATCCGCTTCGGCCACGCCGTCGTCCACGTCATTGGGCTTCTACCAGACAGAGGGCGACTCAAAGGGAGAGAACATCTTGCCGTTGCCCTTGAAAAACCCAAACGACTTCCTTCCGGAAGAGTTGCAGCAGCCCAGTGTCATGCTCACAGATAACTTCGCATTCGCTGACTCGGGCAGGAAGAACTTGGGTGAAGGTGGCTCGTCCCAGGTCATGACCGTGATGTCGATATACCGCAAGAAAAACGTGTACGCGTTAAAGAGATTCAAACTGTTCAAAGACGAGACCCCAGACCATTTCTACCACCGCTGCGTGTCGGAGTTCTTGATCGCCAAGAAACTGAGCAACCACGTCAACATCGTGAAGACATACTACTTGATGAAAACGCCAAGCATTTCTAACGGCCCAAAGAGAAGTTGGGCCTTCTTGATGCAACGATGCAGCCAAGATATGTTTCATTTCACCACGCTCACTGGGTGGGCAAGCAAACCGCTGGACGAGAAATGGTGCTGCTTCAAGCAAATTTCCAGAGGTGTCAGATACATGCACTCCCTCGGTATCGCGCACAGAGACATCAAGTTGGAAAACGTTCTAGTCACCGAATATGGCGCATTGAAGTTGACGGATTTCGGTATCTCGGCTTACGGTATAAAGGACCCAGATGACCCTTCAAGCGAACGCATTAAAATCAGAGGCTACTGCGGCTCCCCACCACACGTGCCTCCAGAAGTGATGATCCTaagtgaaaagaagaggaaagtGATCCCAGTGCCTAAGGAAAAGGAGGAGTACGATCCGTTCAAGATGGATACCTGGGCATTGGGTATTCTCATGTTCAACCTTGTGTGCTCGTTCGCCTTGTTTGGCGAAGCCCACAAGGACGACTCAAAGTACAGAAACTTCGCTTCGTTCCACGAACAATTTTGCAAGCACAGCCCTCACTTCAAAAAGCCCGGAATCTACAGGTCTGGACCCGGAGCTGAACACCCAGACTTTGGTAAAATGGGCAGCGTCGAGGCTAGCAGAGTCTGTTTACGGTTGCTTGATCCCGATCCAAACACTAGATATTCAATTGAAGATCTATTTAACGACCCCTGGATGGAGAAGGTTGAAACCTGCTTTGACGAAGACGACGAAGAGCCATTAAAGGAACCTGAGTTGAGAAAGGCAACAACAGATGATGACCCTGTGCCACACGATATCCCTTCCACTAGCTCCTCCTTTAATGAAGACTCTACAACGCTAACGCACTCAAGCAATCCTTTCTTACAAAGTAACATCAACAATGGCAACAACGCAGTAAAGAGCCCGAAGatcaaatccaaatccatGCTTTTCATTgcagaggaagaagatatgAGACGAAGTGCTACAAATTCATCAAGTGGCTCACCGCAGGTTGCAGCAACTAATAATAACGCACAGGTCGCTCCTACCTCTTTGCCCACCCTTGATGAAGAGAAGACTAAGGATGtcgatgatgatataaAAGGTACTCCAGAGACCTTCGCAAAGGCACAACAGCCCCCTCAATCGCCTGTACCTGTCAATAACGCCCTGACAGAAAGAATAAGCTCACTGTCGCTGAACACTGCCAACAGTGTCAATCCAGCAGATCACGGCGAAAATTCGGCAAACACCCTAATGAGAAATGAAGGCGAGGCTCCTTCAACATCCAATGATGGACCAAACTCGCTGTACTCCAACAGTATTACACAAAAACCAAGCTTCGCTTCAGACACTGTGTCAAGAAGCTCTTCTATAACTTCTAAAAACAATAGCCCAATGCTATCAAACTCTACTACTATGTCCTCGCGtaagaggaagaagaatcttgGTCACCACCACAGTGAGTGTGGTGGCAAACCAATATTCGTATTGAAATAG